The following proteins come from a genomic window of Streptomyces sp. Sge12:
- a CDS encoding ScbA/BarX family gamma-butyrolactone biosynthesis protein produces the protein MTMLTIGKHAPVLPLPGTEQPWMRCNDARQLTTTVPREYVHRSSLAEVFLTGCERTGQDTFTLTGQWPRAHTFFTSADGTGHDPVQAGETVRQVGLYLCHAVYGVPLGHNVLLWSLDFTTRPEHLRIGRGPSDLTMNALCTDFGWKGNRFSGYLSVDIHRNGELAARGTARFSCVAPATYRRLRGDRGRLALTRPLPRRTPVPAHTTGRLLPFDVVLAPTDHPGRWQLNPDLDHPILFEHANDHHPGMVLVEAARQAASALHAPATFTPAAIATEFHHYAELDAPCWIDATLTAPGHVAITGHQENRTIFRSTVTATTT, from the coding sequence ATGACCATGCTGACGATCGGAAAGCACGCGCCCGTCCTGCCCCTGCCCGGGACGGAGCAGCCATGGATGCGCTGCAACGACGCCCGCCAGCTGACCACCACCGTGCCCCGGGAATACGTCCACCGCAGCTCACTGGCCGAGGTCTTCCTGACCGGCTGCGAACGCACCGGCCAGGACACCTTCACCCTGACCGGGCAGTGGCCCCGCGCCCACACCTTCTTCACCAGCGCCGACGGCACCGGCCACGACCCCGTCCAGGCCGGCGAGACCGTCCGCCAGGTCGGCCTCTACCTCTGCCACGCCGTCTACGGAGTCCCCCTCGGCCACAACGTCCTGCTGTGGAGCCTGGACTTCACCACCCGCCCCGAACACCTGCGCATCGGCCGCGGCCCCAGCGACCTCACCATGAACGCCCTGTGCACCGACTTCGGCTGGAAGGGCAACCGGTTCTCCGGCTACCTCAGCGTCGACATCCACCGCAACGGCGAACTCGCCGCCCGCGGCACCGCCCGCTTCTCCTGCGTCGCCCCCGCCACCTACCGCCGCCTGCGCGGCGACCGCGGCCGCCTGGCCCTGACCCGCCCCCTGCCCCGCCGCACCCCCGTCCCCGCCCACACCACCGGCCGGCTCCTGCCCTTCGACGTCGTCCTCGCCCCCACCGACCACCCCGGCCGCTGGCAACTCAACCCCGACCTCGACCACCCCATCCTCTTCGAACACGCCAACGACCACCACCCCGGCATGGTCCTCGTCGAAGCCGCCCGCCAGGCCGCCAGCGCCCTCCACGCCCCCGCCACCTTCACGCCCGCCGCCATCGCCACCGAATTCCACCACTACGCCGAACTCGACGCCCCCTGCTGGATCGACGCCACCCTCACCGCCCCCGGCCACGTCGCCATCACCGGCCACCAGGAAAACCGCACCATCTTCCGCTCCACCGTCACCGCAACCACCACCTGA
- a CDS encoding cytochrome P450 family protein, translating into MNRQCPFAIDALGGDVHAEAARVREQGPATRVLLPGGVSAWAVGRAADMRRLLVDPRVSKDAYRHWPAWISGEVGEQWPLAIWVSVQNMITAYGSEHARLRRPAAAAFTARRAAGLRPRIEEVVGELLEDLAASAPGGAVDLRTRFAHELPTRIVFELFGIPEHSWGPLHKIINAFFDTGITAEEAQRNAADLDVVMADLVAHRRRHPGDDMTSALIAARDTATDPRTATDPRTATDARTATDARTATATAADAGAGAGAEGAGLSEKELVDSLILLFTAGYETSVNLICTALHELLRNPAQLALVRAGLASWEDVVEEALRIEPPAFYGLLRFAVEDIDMGEGVVIGQGDPILISFGSAGRDPEVHGADADRFDVLRATRGQHLSFGFGTHHCLGATLARLECAVAVRRFFETFPAAALAGAGELGRVESFISNGLRELPVVLGPRAPVAD; encoded by the coding sequence ATGAACCGTCAGTGCCCTTTTGCGATCGACGCCCTGGGCGGGGACGTGCACGCCGAGGCCGCGCGCGTGCGTGAACAGGGGCCCGCGACACGGGTCCTGCTGCCGGGCGGGGTCAGTGCCTGGGCCGTGGGCCGCGCGGCCGACATGCGCCGGCTCCTGGTGGACCCGCGGGTCTCCAAGGACGCCTACCGCCACTGGCCGGCCTGGATCAGCGGCGAGGTGGGGGAGCAGTGGCCGCTGGCGATCTGGGTCTCGGTGCAGAACATGATCACCGCCTACGGCAGCGAGCACGCCCGGCTGCGCAGACCGGCGGCGGCCGCGTTCACCGCCCGACGGGCGGCCGGCCTGCGCCCCCGGATCGAGGAGGTGGTCGGTGAACTCCTGGAGGACCTGGCCGCCTCGGCGCCCGGTGGCGCGGTGGACCTGCGCACGCGGTTCGCCCACGAGCTGCCGACCCGGATCGTCTTCGAGCTGTTCGGGATACCGGAGCACTCCTGGGGCCCGCTGCACAAAATCATCAACGCGTTCTTCGACACCGGTATCACCGCCGAGGAGGCGCAGCGCAACGCGGCCGATCTGGACGTGGTGATGGCGGACCTGGTCGCCCACCGCCGCCGCCACCCCGGCGACGACATGACCAGCGCACTCATCGCCGCCCGCGACACCGCCACCGACCCCCGCACCGCCACCGACCCCCGCACCGCCACCGACGCCCGTACCGCCACCGACGCCCGTACCGCTACCGCTACCGCCGCCGATGCGGGTGCGGGTGCGGGTGCGGAGGGGGCGGGGTTGAGCGAGAAGGAGCTCGTCGACAGCCTGATCCTGCTCTTCACGGCCGGTTACGAGACCTCCGTCAACCTGATCTGCACGGCCCTGCACGAACTGCTGCGCAATCCGGCGCAGTTGGCGCTGGTGCGGGCGGGGTTGGCTTCGTGGGAGGACGTGGTGGAGGAGGCGCTGCGGATCGAGCCGCCGGCCTTCTACGGGCTGCTGCGTTTCGCGGTGGAGGACATCGACATGGGGGAGGGGGTGGTGATCGGGCAGGGTGATCCGATCCTGATCTCCTTCGGTTCGGCGGGGCGTGATCCCGAGGTGCACGGCGCGGACGCCGACCGCTTCGACGTGCTGCGGGCGACGCGGGGGCAGCATCTGTCGTTCGGGTTCGGCACGCATCACTGCCTGGGTGCGACGCTGGCGCGGCTGGAGTGCGCGGTGGCGGTGCGGCGGTTCTTCGAGACGTTCCCGGCGGCGGCTCTGGCGGGGGCGGGGGAGTTGGGGCGGGTGGAGTCGTTCATCTCCAACGGGCTGCGGGAGTTGCCCGTGGTGCTGGGTCCCAGGGCGCCCGTGGCCGATTGA
- a CDS encoding ScbR family autoregulator-binding transcription factor — translation MARQERAVRTRRAILEAAAAVFDERGYDAATIADILARAGVTKGALYFHFSSKQELAQGVLDEQFAEGGVPHRESKLQELVDVAMVLAYRMKREPMLSAGARLSLGPGMRDIFGGGSVPGWIEFTRTLLVRAKEQGELLPHVDPAETAWILSACWTGAQIYSQTLSDRSDIEQRVAAVYQHICPSIATPAMLARLDIAGDRGERVSAEMRRGPGRGAAQESEPALS, via the coding sequence GTGGCACGGCAGGAGCGTGCGGTACGTACGCGTCGCGCGATCTTGGAAGCGGCGGCGGCGGTCTTCGACGAGCGCGGTTACGACGCGGCCACCATCGCGGACATCCTCGCGCGGGCGGGCGTCACCAAGGGCGCCCTGTATTTCCATTTCTCCTCCAAGCAGGAGCTGGCGCAGGGCGTCCTGGACGAGCAGTTCGCCGAGGGCGGGGTGCCCCACCGGGAGAGCAAGCTGCAGGAACTGGTGGACGTCGCGATGGTGCTGGCGTACCGGATGAAGCGCGAGCCCATGCTCAGCGCGGGTGCCCGGCTCTCTCTGGGGCCGGGCATGCGCGACATCTTCGGCGGGGGTTCGGTGCCGGGCTGGATCGAGTTCACGCGGACCCTGCTGGTGCGGGCGAAGGAGCAGGGTGAGCTGCTGCCGCACGTGGATCCCGCCGAGACGGCCTGGATCCTGTCCGCCTGCTGGACGGGCGCGCAGATCTACTCGCAGACCCTGAGCGACCGCAGCGACATCGAGCAGCGGGTGGCCGCCGTCTACCAGCACATCTGCCCGAGCATCGCGACGCCCGCGATGCTCGCCAGGCTCGACATCGCCGGCGACCGGGGGGAGCGGGTGAGCGCGGAGATGCGGCGCGGGCCCGGCCGGGGGGCGGCGCAGGAGAGCGAACCGGCCCTGTCCTGA
- a CDS encoding TetR family transcriptional regulator, whose translation MVKQERAARTREALVRAAAEVFAEEGFTAASIAVISRRARVSAGGLHFHFAGKTVLARAVQDRAAQALSRITAGPAVPPTAPASAPTTPGPGPTTARTTTARTTTARTTTARTTTARTTPAPGPASAPGPAPASAPTAPASAPGPAPGPAQGPAPASAPGSAPASAPGPASAPSAPAPGPASAATTPAPVPGPDGSAGTGADPGGNAGGSAGAGSGGGSLQVLVDSTHRLMALLAHDAVVRAGFALCADPSFDGTADLRRQWRLWVEAAVAAAAREGLLAEGLLPEDAARGVVAATVGLEVLGAYDRQWLAPHTLTRFWTLMLPRLASPPALDALLPQGSPGSAAPPPDPDTESD comes from the coding sequence ATGGTCAAGCAGGAACGTGCGGCCCGTACGCGGGAGGCGCTGGTGCGTGCGGCCGCGGAGGTGTTCGCCGAGGAGGGGTTCACCGCCGCGTCGATCGCGGTGATCAGCCGCCGGGCCCGGGTCAGCGCCGGGGGACTGCACTTCCACTTCGCCGGCAAGACCGTCCTGGCCCGCGCCGTCCAGGACCGGGCCGCGCAGGCCCTGTCGCGCATCACGGCCGGCCCGGCCGTACCACCGACCGCCCCCGCCTCCGCCCCGACCACCCCCGGACCGGGTCCGACTACCGCCCGGACCACCACCGCCCGGACCACCACCGCCCGGACCACCACCGCCCGGACCACCACCGCCCGGACCACCCCCGCGCCGGGTCCGGCCTCCGCGCCGGGTCCGGCTCCCGCATCCGCGCCGACCGCCCCCGCCTCCGCCCCGGGCCCCGCCCCGGGCCCCGCCCAGGGCCCCGCCCCCGCCTCCGCCCCGGGTTCCGCCCCCGCCTCCGCCCCGGGCCCCGCCTCCGCCCCGTCCGCCCCCGCACCGGGCCCTGCCTCCGCAGCGACCACCCCGGCCCCCGTCCCGGGCCCGGACGGGAGCGCGGGCACCGGCGCAGACCCGGGCGGGAACGCAGGCGGGAGTGCGGGCGCCGGTTCGGGCGGGGGTTCGTTGCAGGTGCTGGTGGACTCCACGCACCGGCTGATGGCCCTCCTTGCGCACGACGCGGTGGTGCGGGCCGGGTTCGCGCTGTGCGCGGACCCCTCCTTCGACGGGACGGCGGACCTGCGCCGGCAGTGGCGGCTGTGGGTCGAGGCGGCCGTGGCGGCCGCGGCCCGGGAGGGCCTGCTCGCCGAGGGGCTCCTGCCCGAGGACGCGGCGCGCGGGGTGGTGGCCGCGACGGTGGGGCTGGAGGTCCTGGGCGCCTACGACCGGCAGTGGCTCGCACCGCACACCCTGACCCGGTTCTGGACGCTGATGCTGCCGCGGCTCGCCTCGCCCCCGGCCCTGGACGCCCTGCTGCCGCAGGGATCGCCCGGCAGTGCCGCCCCACCCCCCGACCCGGACACCGAATCAGACTGA